The nucleotide window GGCATGCGCAAGCTGGCGGCCGGGCGGGTGGACATCTACGCCTGCAATCTGGACGTGGGCCTGCACGTGCTCAAACACCAGCTCCGCACCGGTGAGGCGGCGCTGATCACCTACCATCCCCGTTCCATCTTCGAGGAGACGAATCACCTGATCATTTCCCGGCGGCTGCGCGACGCCGAGGCCGTAATGGCCCGGTTCAACGCGGGATTGCGCCGGTTGAAGGAGAGCGGGCGGTACGGCGTCGTACTGGGCGGCGAAGGGAACTGAATACCGGTTCATTGAACGGCTTTTTCCGCGTCCCCTCATTGACAGGGTGACCTGAATGTGCTTTTTTTGTGCCGTTACGCAAACGTTTGCGGTAACGTTTGCGGCAACGGCCTGAAAGGGCGTGGCTGGGTGTGTTTTGCACAGTGCATCGGGAGATTCCGTGGACGGGGAAGCCATGAATTTCGACGACCATCCGTACAGGCGGCTGAACCAACTGACCGGCGAGTGGGTGCTGGTCTCCCCGCACAGAACCAAGCGGCCCTGGCAGGGACAGGAGGAGGCGCCGGACACGGCGACCCTGCCCCCCCATGACGCCCGATGCTATCTGTGCCCCGGCAACGTGCGCGCGGGCGGCGCGGTCAACCCCGACTACACCGACACCTTTGTCTTCACCAACGATTTCGCGGCCCTGTTGCCGGATACGCCCGCCGGGCCCATCGAGACCGGCGAGGACCTGCTGGTGGCCGAGCCGGAATCGGGCATCTGCCGGGTCATCTGCTATTCCCCGCGCCACGACCTGACCATGGCCCGCCTGGGCGTGGACCGGGCGGCCGCAGTGGTGGCCCTGTGGTGCGACGAGTTCGCCTCCCTCGGCGGGCGCGAGGACATCGGCTACGTCCAGATTTTCGAGAACCGGGGAGCCGTCATGGGCTGTTCCAATCCCCACCCTCACGGCCAGATATGGGCGACAAGGTCCGTGCCCATGTACCCCGCCGCCGAGGACCGTCGCCAGGCCGGTCACCTGCGGGAAAAGGGCGGCTGCCTGCTGTGCGGCTACCTCGACGTCGAGCTGCGGCTCGGCGAGCGCGTCCTGTTCGAGAACGACACCTTCGTCGCCCTGGTGCCCTACTGGGCGCTGTGGCCCTTCGAGGCCATGATCCTGCCCAAGGTCCACATGGGGACCATCCTCGACATGACGGACGCCCAGCAGCGTGACCTGGCCGACGCCATGGTCCGCCTGAACGTTCGCTACGACAACATCTTCCAGACCTCGTTCCCCTATTCCATGGGCATTCACCAGGCCCCCACCGACGGCGGCGACCATCCCCACTGGCATTTCCATCTTCACTACTATCCGCCGCTGCTGCGCTCCCGGTCGGTCAAGAAATTCATGGTCGGCTACGAGATGATGGCCATGCCCCAGCGCGACCTGACGGCCGAGGCCGCCGCCGCCCGCATCCGCGAGCAGTCCGAGGTCCACTACATGGAGGGCCTGTGATGGATTCCGTGTCCGCCATCCTGCGCGCCGTGACGAGCGGGCAGCTGGACGCGACCCTGGCCGCGCTCTACGGCGGGGACCGGATTACGGCCCAGCAGGAGCGGTATCGTTCCCTGCTCGCGCGCATGGAGGAGTGGGGCGGCGACCGCGACTGCCTGCTGGTGACCACGCCGGGCCGCACCGAACTGGGCGGCAACCACACCGACCACAACCACGGCGTGGTCCTGGCCGCCGGCGTGGATTTCGACATCCTGGCCGCAGCCGCGCCTACCGGCTCCGGGGTCATCCGGGTCCGTTCGCGCGGTTTTTCCGAGATCGTGGAGGTGGCCGTGGGCGATCTCGAATACCGGGCGGAAGAGGAGAACACCACCACCGCCCTGGTGCGCGGCGTGGCCGCCGGGTTCAAGGCCCGCGGCTGGGACGTGGGCGGCTTCGACGCCTGGGTGGACGGCGAGGTGCCGCTGGGTGTCGGGCTTTCCTCCTCGGCGGCCTTCGAGGTCTGCATGGGCCAGGTCCTGAACCGGCTGTACAACGACGGGCGGCGCACGCCCGTGGAACTGGCCGTTGTCGGGCGCGAGGCGGAGAACACCTATTTCGGCAAGCCGTGCGGGCTCATGGATCAGCTCGCCTGCGCGGCCCAGGGCATCCTGTCCATCGACTTCGGCAGCCCGGACGCGCCCCTGGTCACGCCCGTGGACTTCGACTTCGCGGCCACCGGGTATCAGCTCGTGGTGGTGGATACCGGCGGCAGCCACGCCGACCTGACCCCGGAATACGCGGCCATCCCGGCGGAGATGGAGAAGGCGGCCCGGGTGCTCGGCCAGGACAAGGCGCGCGGCCTGACCATGGGCCAGGTCCTGGACAACGCCGCCCGCATCCGGCGTGAGGCCGGGGACCGGCCGCTTCTGCGGCTCATTCACTTCATCGAGGAATCGGACCGCGCCCTGGCCCAGGCCGAGGCCCTCAGGCGCGGCGACATGGCCGGTTATCTCGACCTGGTGCGGCAGTCCGGCGATTCCTGTTGGCGGCTCAACCAGAACTGCATCTCCACCAAGGATTACCTGGACCAGCCCATACCGGTGGCCCTGGTCCTGACCCGGCGGTTCCTGAAGGACGATGGGGCATGGCGCATCCAGGGCGGCGGCTTTGCCGGGACCATCCAGGCCTATGTGCCGGTGGACCGGGTGGCGGGGTACGCGGGGTTCATGGAGACCGTGTTCGGCTCCGGTTCCGTGCTGCCGCTTCGCATCCGCAAGCCCGGCATCGACGTCATCCGCCCGGGAGGGGGGGCATGAGCCCGCTGACCATCAAGGACCTGGCCCGCAAGCTCGGGGTTTCGCCGTCCACGGTATCCCGCGCCCTGCGCGACCACCCGGACATCAGCCCGGCCACCAAACGGCGCGTGGCCGAGGCCGCCGAAAAGTATCACTACCAGCCCAACCAGCTCGCCCAGTCCCTGCAGAAGAAGCGCAGCTCCACCATCGGCGTCATCGTGCCGGAGATCCGCCACGACTTCTTTTCCACCGTGATCAGCGGCATCGAGGAGATCGCCTACGAGCACGGCTTCACCATCATGGTCTGCCAGTCGGGCGAGACCCTGGACCGCGAGATTCTCAACACCCAGGCCATGCTCGCCAATCGGGTGGCCGGGCTGCTCATCGCCATCTCGTCCGAGACCACCCGTTTCGAGCACCTGTCCACGGCCATCCGGCACGGCGTGCCCCTGGTCCAGTTCGACCGGGTGGTGGAGGAGCTGCCCACGAGCAAGGTGGTGGTGGACGATTACGCCGCCGCCTACGGGGCGGTGACCCATCTGGCCGAGGCCGGTTACCGGCGCATAGGGCACATGGCCGGGCAGGAGGGCATCGCCCTGAACCGGGCCCGGTTCGAGGGATACCGCGACGCCCTGCGGGACAACGGCCTCGAACTGGAGGAGAAGTTTCATCTCAACGGCGGCTACAGAGAGGAGGACGGTCGTCGGGGTGCCGACCGCTATCTGGCCCTGGACGAACTGCCAGAGGCCATCCTGGCCATCAACGACCCCGTGGCCGTGGGGTTGTTCGCGCGGTTCAAGGAGGCAGGAGTGCGCATTCCGGACGACGTGGCCCTGGTGGGCTTTTCCGACACGCCCGCCGCAGCCCTCATCGAGCCGCCCCTGACCACGGTCTTCCAGCCCGCCC belongs to Pseudodesulfovibrio portus and includes:
- a CDS encoding UDP-glucose--hexose-1-phosphate uridylyltransferase; protein product: MNFDDHPYRRLNQLTGEWVLVSPHRTKRPWQGQEEAPDTATLPPHDARCYLCPGNVRAGGAVNPDYTDTFVFTNDFAALLPDTPAGPIETGEDLLVAEPESGICRVICYSPRHDLTMARLGVDRAAAVVALWCDEFASLGGREDIGYVQIFENRGAVMGCSNPHPHGQIWATRSVPMYPAAEDRRQAGHLREKGGCLLCGYLDVELRLGERVLFENDTFVALVPYWALWPFEAMILPKVHMGTILDMTDAQQRDLADAMVRLNVRYDNIFQTSFPYSMGIHQAPTDGGDHPHWHFHLHYYPPLLRSRSVKKFMVGYEMMAMPQRDLTAEAAAARIREQSEVHYMEGL
- a CDS encoding galactokinase — translated: MDSVSAILRAVTSGQLDATLAALYGGDRITAQQERYRSLLARMEEWGGDRDCLLVTTPGRTELGGNHTDHNHGVVLAAGVDFDILAAAAPTGSGVIRVRSRGFSEIVEVAVGDLEYRAEEENTTTALVRGVAAGFKARGWDVGGFDAWVDGEVPLGVGLSSSAAFEVCMGQVLNRLYNDGRRTPVELAVVGREAENTYFGKPCGLMDQLACAAQGILSIDFGSPDAPLVTPVDFDFAATGYQLVVVDTGGSHADLTPEYAAIPAEMEKAARVLGQDKARGLTMGQVLDNAARIRREAGDRPLLRLIHFIEESDRALAQAEALRRGDMAGYLDLVRQSGDSCWRLNQNCISTKDYLDQPIPVALVLTRRFLKDDGAWRIQGGGFAGTIQAYVPVDRVAGYAGFMETVFGSGSVLPLRIRKPGIDVIRPGGGA
- a CDS encoding LacI family DNA-binding transcriptional regulator, producing MSPLTIKDLARKLGVSPSTVSRALRDHPDISPATKRRVAEAAEKYHYQPNQLAQSLQKKRSSTIGVIVPEIRHDFFSTVISGIEEIAYEHGFTIMVCQSGETLDREILNTQAMLANRVAGLLIAISSETTRFEHLSTAIRHGVPLVQFDRVVEELPTSKVVVDDYAAAYGAVTHLAEAGYRRIGHMAGQEGIALNRARFEGYRDALRDNGLELEEKFHLNGGYREEDGRRGADRYLALDELPEAILAINDPVAVGLFARFKEAGVRIPDDVALVGFSDTPAAALIEPPLTTVFQPALEMGRTAVSLLLKQFEAGEDFMPETVTLPTELLVRGSSGPRRQS